A section of the Bacillus sp. HSf4 genome encodes:
- a CDS encoding GntR family transcriptional regulator, whose product MAKQPQLHSRIKQDIVDKIESGYYPPGSLLPTESEFCKIYDVSRTTLRTALNHLLMEGAIYRKQGKGTFVAKGKVKQILSSSHLRYADQLKAQGMKPKIKVVDLQKIKPSKKIQDRLGIDGEQLVYQVKRIRYADEEEIQFETAFVRADLVPEITEEMANISLYQCISSQGNTIKRTEEQIKILISDEEIAQHLNITQGTPCFQIATQTFLASEEVVEFSLAYFRGDRVEFFIERDYE is encoded by the coding sequence ATGGCAAAACAACCACAACTCCACAGCCGAATTAAACAAGATATTGTAGATAAAATAGAGAGCGGCTATTACCCGCCTGGCAGTCTGCTTCCGACGGAGTCGGAATTTTGCAAAATCTATGATGTCAGTCGAACAACACTGCGGACCGCCTTGAATCATTTGCTTATGGAAGGGGCCATTTACCGCAAACAGGGGAAAGGGACATTTGTCGCCAAAGGAAAAGTGAAGCAGATCTTAAGCTCCAGCCATCTCCGTTATGCAGATCAATTAAAAGCGCAAGGCATGAAACCGAAAATCAAAGTTGTGGATTTGCAAAAAATAAAACCATCAAAAAAAATCCAAGACCGTCTTGGGATTGATGGTGAACAATTGGTCTATCAGGTGAAGCGGATTCGCTATGCGGATGAGGAAGAAATCCAGTTCGAAACGGCCTTTGTCAGAGCCGACCTCGTCCCCGAGATAACGGAAGAAATGGCCAATATTTCACTGTACCAGTGCATTAGCAGCCAAGGCAATACGATAAAAAGAACCGAAGAGCAAATCAAAATCTTGATTTCCGATGAAGAAATTGCACAGCATTTGAATATCACACAAGGCACGCCTTGTTTCCAGATTGCAACGCAAACATTTTTGGCGTCTGAAGAAGTCGTGGAGTTTTCTCTGGCCTATTTCCGCGGAGACCGCGTTGAATTCTTCATAGAACGCGACTATGAATAG
- the celB gene encoding PTS cellobiose transporter subunit IIC, with the protein MKQNKIMTFIESKIMPIAGRIGSQRHLIAIRDGFIAIMPLIIIGSLAILVNQFPIPAFQDFMTGLFGEGWTAAGGAVWNGSFAILSLLAVAAVSFKLAESYRTDGLSAALIGVGAFAVLTPTTEDFGFSMTWLGAQGLFVGLITALLSTEAFRLFSQNEKLKIKMPDGVPDGVTKSLNALLPAAVILAAAGLLNTLIVYFSGQSLHELVFSTIQEPLQGLSNTVGSALVFTFLNHLLWFFGLHGTNILGPIMESIYLPLIQENQHLFSQGMSAFEVPYIVTKPFFDSYVFMGGSGTTLALLAAIFIGVKSKHYKTIGKVSAAPGFFNINEPVLFGLPIVLNPIMFIPFILIPLVLTVTSYIALASGLVPKTVAILPWTTPPIVSGYLVTGGSIRGVFLQIFNLALAVLLYLPFIKAAERAALLTNRK; encoded by the coding sequence ATGAAACAAAATAAGATCATGACGTTCATCGAATCTAAAATCATGCCGATCGCTGGTAGAATCGGCTCTCAAAGGCACTTAATTGCCATACGTGATGGGTTCATTGCCATTATGCCTTTAATCATCATCGGCTCTCTTGCCATTCTGGTCAATCAATTCCCAATACCGGCATTTCAGGATTTCATGACCGGCCTTTTTGGCGAAGGATGGACGGCAGCCGGCGGAGCTGTGTGGAATGGTTCATTTGCCATTTTAAGTTTGCTGGCCGTTGCGGCTGTCAGCTTCAAGCTAGCAGAATCTTATCGGACTGATGGTCTTTCTGCCGCATTAATCGGGGTCGGGGCATTCGCCGTCCTTACACCGACGACGGAAGACTTTGGCTTTTCCATGACTTGGCTGGGGGCTCAAGGCCTTTTCGTCGGATTGATCACGGCTTTGCTGTCAACAGAAGCATTCAGGCTCTTCTCTCAAAATGAGAAACTTAAAATTAAAATGCCTGACGGCGTGCCTGATGGCGTGACAAAATCCTTGAATGCTTTATTGCCGGCTGCTGTGATTTTGGCGGCAGCAGGATTATTGAACACTCTGATCGTTTATTTTTCCGGACAAAGCTTACACGAGCTGGTCTTCAGCACGATCCAGGAACCGCTTCAAGGCCTTTCCAACACGGTTGGATCAGCATTGGTTTTTACTTTCTTGAATCACTTGCTTTGGTTTTTCGGATTGCACGGAACAAATATCCTCGGACCGATTATGGAATCCATCTACCTTCCGCTCATTCAGGAAAACCAGCATTTATTCTCGCAAGGAATGAGCGCTTTTGAAGTGCCTTATATCGTGACCAAGCCCTTCTTTGATTCTTATGTGTTTATGGGAGGATCGGGGACGACATTGGCTTTGCTCGCTGCTATTTTTATCGGCGTGAAATCGAAGCACTACAAAACGATCGGAAAGGTATCCGCCGCACCAGGCTTTTTTAACATTAATGAACCTGTCCTGTTCGGCCTTCCCATCGTATTAAATCCGATTATGTTCATTCCTTTTATATTGATTCCATTAGTTTTAACGGTTACATCATACATCGCTTTAGCCTCCGGGCTCGTTCCGAAAACGGTAGCCATCCTTCCATGGACGACACCGCCGATTGTCAGCGGTTATCTTGTAACCGGAGGATCAATCCGGGGAGTTTTTTTGCAAATCTTCAATCTGGCGCTGGCTGTCTTGCTCTACCTGCCATTCATTAAAGCGGCAGAGAGAGCCGCCCTGTTAACAAACCGAAAGTGA
- a CDS encoding 6-phospho-beta-glucosidase, with product MGLKLVVIGGGSSYTPEIIEGVIKRHHHFPVKEIVLVDIEEGAEKVRITSELAKRMIKRADVPIELSYTTDRAQALKHADFVTVQIRVGGLKARALDEKIPLSHGLIGQETNGAGGIFKALRTIPAMLDIARDIKEICPEAWLINFTNPAGIVTEALLKHGPHQKVIGVCNIPYNMKNSIAEIFRVDADRVMIEFAGLNHFVFGQRVWIDGVDRTEETIDHLLNDTLDYSPSNIAMLPWNRQFLRSLRMLPNPYHQYYYQYEDVLAKDIEAYQNNGTRADAVMEIEKQLFETYKNTDIHEKPKELESRGGAYYSESACSLMTSLYQHSLDIQTVNTLNKGSIPDLPHDAVIEVNSVITKSGPMPLTVGKLPDSISGAVISMKKFEQLVIKAAVTGDENTLYSAMIMNPLIPSDHKAQTVMNEMLEAHKHDLPQFFEEAKVR from the coding sequence ATGGGGTTGAAATTAGTCGTGATAGGCGGGGGATCAAGCTACACACCAGAAATCATCGAAGGTGTCATCAAGCGGCATCATCATTTTCCAGTGAAGGAGATTGTTCTCGTCGACATTGAGGAAGGAGCAGAAAAAGTACGCATCACTTCAGAACTTGCGAAGCGAATGATCAAACGTGCGGATGTTCCGATTGAATTGAGCTATACAACAGATCGTGCGCAAGCGCTTAAGCATGCCGATTTTGTCACGGTTCAAATAAGAGTCGGAGGATTAAAGGCCAGAGCGCTGGATGAAAAAATTCCGCTCAGCCATGGTCTGATCGGCCAAGAAACAAATGGAGCCGGCGGTATTTTTAAAGCTTTGCGGACGATTCCCGCCATGCTGGATATCGCTCGCGATATAAAAGAGATTTGTCCAGAAGCGTGGCTGATCAATTTTACAAATCCGGCCGGCATCGTGACTGAAGCATTATTGAAGCATGGCCCCCATCAAAAAGTCATCGGGGTTTGCAATATTCCTTATAACATGAAAAACAGCATCGCAGAAATTTTCCGCGTGGATGCGGATCGTGTCATGATTGAATTCGCGGGGCTCAACCATTTCGTCTTCGGGCAAAGGGTATGGATAGACGGAGTGGACCGGACAGAGGAGACAATCGATCATTTATTGAATGACACCCTCGACTATTCTCCTTCCAATATTGCGATGCTGCCTTGGAATCGCCAATTTTTACGCTCTTTGCGCATGCTTCCGAACCCGTATCATCAGTACTATTACCAGTATGAAGATGTGCTTGCAAAAGATATCGAAGCATACCAAAACAACGGGACACGCGCAGATGCCGTCATGGAAATAGAAAAACAGCTATTTGAAACATACAAAAACACAGACATCCATGAAAAGCCCAAAGAATTAGAAAGCCGCGGAGGAGCTTATTACAGTGAATCAGCCTGCTCATTAATGACCTCGCTTTATCAACATTCGCTGGATATTCAGACCGTCAATACATTGAATAAAGGAAGCATACCAGATCTTCCGCATGATGCGGTGATTGAAGTCAACAGTGTCATCACAAAAAGCGGACCTATGCCGCTGACAGTCGGAAAACTGCCGGATTCCATCAGCGGGGCGGTGATTTCTATGAAAAAATTCGAGCAATTGGTCATCAAAGCAGCGGTCACAGGTGATGAAAACACGTTGTACTCCGCAATGATCATGAATCCGCTGATTCCATCTGATCATAAAGCCCAGACGGTGATGAATGAAATGCTTGAGGCTCATAAACATGATCTTCCGCAGTTCTTTGAGGAGGCAAAAGTACGATGA